A stretch of the Lactuca sativa cultivar Salinas chromosome 9, Lsat_Salinas_v11, whole genome shotgun sequence genome encodes the following:
- the LOC111903175 gene encoding DNA-directed RNA polymerases II, IV and V subunit 3: protein MEGASYQRFPKVKIRELKDDYAKFELRETDASVANALRRVMIAEVPTIAIDLVEIEVNSSVLNDEFIAHRLGLIPLTSERAMSMRFSRDCDACDGDGQCEFCSVEFHLRAKCINDQTLDVTSKDLYSSDHTVVPVDFSDTSSGFENPEDQRGITIVKLRKGQELRLRAIARKGIGKDHAKWSPAATVTFMYEPEIHINEEMMETLSLEEKTSVVESSPTKVFGINPHTQQVEVVDPEAYTYDDEVLKKVEAMGKPGLVEIYAKEDSFIFTVESTGAVKASQLVLNAIEVLKQKLDAVRLSEDTVEADDQFGELGAHMRGG, encoded by the exons ATGGAAGGAGCTTCATACCAGAGATTCCCCAAGGTGAAAATCCGTGAACTGAAAGATGACTACGCCAAATTTGAGCTCCGGGAAACCGACGCCAGCGTGGCCAATGCACTCCGCCGTGTCATGATTGCCGAGGTTCCGACCATCGCCATCGATCTTGTTGAAATCGAAGTCAACTCTTCTGTTCTCAATGACGAGTTCATCGCACATCGTCTTGGCCTTATCCCGCTAACAAGCGAGCGTGCCATGAGCATGCGCTTCTCCCGCGACTGCGATGCCTGTGACGGTGATGGCCAATGCGAGTTCTGTTCTGTTGAGTTTCATCTGAGAGCTAAGTGTATAAATGATCAAACCCTAGATGTTACGAGTAAAGATCTTTACAGCTCTGACCATACCGTTGTGCCTGTTGATTTCTCCGATACCAGCTCTGGCTTCGAAAATCCTGAAGATCAGAG GGGGATCACAATTGTAAAACTTAGAAAAGGGCAAGAACTGAGGCTAAGGGCAATAGCTAGAAAGGGAATTGGAAAAGATCATGCAAAATGGTCACCTGCTGCAACTGTAACTTTCATGTATGAGCCTGAAATCCACATCAATGAAGAAATGATGGAAACTTTATCACTTGAGGAAAAAACAAGTGTTGTTGAAAGCAGCCCCACAAAAGTCTTTGGCATAAATCCCCACACACAACAG GTGGAGGTGGTGGATCCTGAAGCATACACGTATGATGATGAGGTGTTGAAGAAAGTGGAAGCCATGGGGAAACCAGGGCTTGTTGAGATTTATGCAAAAGAAGATAGTTTTATATTTACAGTGGAGTCAACGGGTGCAGTCAAAGCATCTCAATTGGTGTTGAATGCCATTGAAGTTCTGAAGCAGAAGCTTGATGCGGTTCGTTTGTCTGAAGATACGGTTGAAGCTGATGACCAGTTTGGTGAATTGGGTGCTCATATGCGAGGAGGATAG